A region of Anopheles merus strain MAF chromosome 2R, AmerM5.1, whole genome shotgun sequence DNA encodes the following proteins:
- the LOC121588027 gene encoding P3 protein, with the protein MACPLYKLLLFTALLILQLIATCKATLTANHDEQQDIAVRQVSNVGWEVTYDPPKLNMDMSTTRNVTLRIERIAKADLEDIRSVQLRSEREHVAWVENGTIVIEPLVAAIAYNGSFTVVANFLGQTSFFVELVRMNGTTESIKSSTLPITVIRPERVIDHVFTGSVILLISILYINFGAALDVGALKQIARRPIGPMIGFVCQFVFMPLLSYGLGHLLFPDNYELQLGLFFTGVSPAGGASNIWTVALGGNLTLSIAMTTISTIAAFGMMPLWIFTLGRTIFQRANLVVPYSRIAYTAVGLVVPISAGLLIQRYCPRFSRLLVRILKPMSVILILFIVIFAIVTNLYLFELFSWQIILAGLGLPLLGYCFGFLASTLMRLPLADSLAISVETGIQNTGIAIFLLRFALEQPAADLTTVMPVSNAIMTPLPLLLLLVGLRIHERTKRRAENSLIPKTETDPVVATPE; encoded by the exons ATGGCCTGCCCACTGTATAAGCTGCTGCTATTCACTGCCCTACTGATACTTCAACTGATAGCGACCTGCAAAGCCACTTTAACAGCTAACCACGATGAGCAACAGGATATTGCCGTCCGCCAGGTGTCCAACGTGGGCTGGGAAGTTACCTATGATCCGCCTAAGCTCAACATGGACATGAGCACCACGCGAAACGTAACGCTGCGAATAGAGCGCATAGCGAAGGCGGATTTGGAAGACATCCGCTCGGTGCAGTTGAGAAGCGAGCGTGAGCACGTGGCTTGGGTCGAGAATGGTACGATCGTCATTGAACCGCTCGTCGCGGCCATCGCGTACAATGGGTCGTTTACCGTCGTTGCCAACTTTCTCGGCCAGACCAGCTTTTTCGTCGAGCTGGTGCGCATGAACGGCACGACCGAAAGCATCAAATCGTCCACCCTTCCGATAACCGTAATCCGCCCGGAGCGCGTCATTGACCATGTGTTTACCGGATCGGTCATACTACTTATCTCCATCCTGTACATTAACTTTGGCGCTGCACTGGATGTTGGAGCGCTGAAGCAGATTGCACGGCGTCCGATTGGACCGATGATCGGGTTCGTGTGCCAGTTCGTGTTCATGCCCCTGCTCAGTTACGGTCTCGGGCATTTGCTGTTTCCGGACAACTACGAGCTGCAGCTGGGACTGTTCTTTACCGGCGTCTCGCCGGCAGGTGGAGCTTCCAACATCTGGACTGTGGCGCTGGGCGGCAATCTAACGCTCTCCATCGCCATGACCACTATCAGCACGATCGCCGCGTTCGGCATGATGCCGCTGTGGATTTTTACCCTCGGGCGTACTATCTTCCAGCGGGCAAACCTCGTCGTGCCCTACAGCCGCATTGCGTACACGGCCGTTGGACTGGTGGTTCCGATCAGTGCCGGTCTGCTCATACAACGGTACTGTCCCCGGTTCAGCCGGCTGCTGGTACGCATCCTGAAGCCCATGTCCGTGATATTGATCCTGTTCATCGTCATCTTCGCGATCGTAACCAACCTGTACCTGTTTGAGCTGTTTTCCTGGCAAATCATCCTCGCCGGGTTGGGTCTCCCTTTGCTCGGCTACTGTTTCGGGTTTTTGGCGAGCACGCTGATGCGTCTGCCGCTTGCCGACTCGCTGGCCATATCGGTCGAAACGGGCATACAGAACACCGGTATTGCGATCTTTCTGCTACGCTTTGCCCTGGAACAGCcggcggcggatctaacgacGGTTATGCCCGTTTCGAATGCGATTATGACACCGTTACCTCTGCTTCTGCTCCTGGTTGGTCTACGCATTCATGAACG CACGAAGCGACGCGCTGAAAACAGTCTGATACCGAAGACGGAGACGGATCCTGTGGTGGCAACGCCAGAGTGA
- the LOC121588500 gene encoding TIP41-like protein, producing the protein MATKATPQAPPQVMGDNDLGPVRLPVDRETHQYDDWTIGYTKSHILKSVCVKGETCVAGDPDCCELCVYNLALALPHLPDMVFHRNVLRISHASGAQLEFNPLDALKLVRNEKLDLKVACSDEWRESRPEAAQTGDKVKPFDWTFTTEYTGTVNDRFRVEPTEQRIDMFKLMRKEEILFYHNLTLFEDELHDHGISLLSVKVRVMPSGFYVLLRFFLRVDNVLLRSNDTRFHYEKGNDYVLKEFTHREAKVEQLKHIPPALFTNPDHIVDKLPVVRKVNEKLTIIKPE; encoded by the exons ATGGCCACAAAAGCGACACCACAAGCG CCTCCGCAGGTAATGGGGGACAACGATCTCGGCCCGGTCCGTTTGCCGGTAGATCGAGAAACGCACCAGTACGACGATTGGACCATCGGATACACCAAATCGCACATCCTCAAAAGTGTCTGCGTCAAGGGCGAAACCTGTGTGGCCGGCGATCCGGACTGCTGCGAACTGTGCGTGTACAACCTTGCGCTCGCGCTACCCCACCTGCCCGATATGGTGTTTCACCGGAATGTGCTCCGTATCAGCCATGCGTCGGGTGCACAGCTCGAATTCAATCCGCTCGACGCACTAAAGCTTGTGCGCAACGAAAAGCTTGACCTGAAGGTGGCCTGCTCGGACGAGTGGCGCGAAAGCCGCCCGGAAGCGGCACAAACGGGAGACAAAGTGAAACCCTTCGACTGGACGTTCACGACGGAGTACACTGGCACGGTGAACGATCGCTTCCGCGTCGAACCGACCGAGCAGCGCATCGATATGTTTAAGCTGATGCGCAAGGAGGAGATTCTGTTCTATCACAATCTAACCCTGTTCGAGGACGAGCTGCACGATCACGGCATATCGTTGCTCTCGGTAAAGGTTCGCGTGATGCCGTCCGGGTTCTACGTGCTGTTGCGTTTCTTCCTGCGCGTCGACAATGTGCTGCTGCGCAGCAACGACACGCGCTTTCACTACGAGAAGGGAAACGATTACGTGCTGAAGGAGTTTACGCACCGCGAGGCGAAGGTGGAGCAGTTGAAACACATTCCACCGGCACTGTTTACCAATCCAGACCACATTGTGGATAAGCTTCCGGTTGTTCGGAAGGTGAACGAGAAGCTAACGATCATCAAACCGGAATGA
- the LOC121588029 gene encoding small nuclear ribonucleoprotein F, translating into MATAMPINPKPFLNGLTGKPVIIKLKWGHEYKGFLVSVDGYMNMQLANTEEFVDGQNTGHLGEVLIRCNNVLYIRGIDDEDEEGEMRD; encoded by the coding sequence ATGGCGACTGCTATGCCGATAAACCCAAAACCATTCCTCAATGGACTCACTGGCAAACCGGTGATCATTAAGCTTAAGTGGGGCCACGAGTACAAAGGTTTTCTGGTATCGGTAGACGGGTACATGAACATGCAGCTAGCCAACACGGAAGAGTTTGTGGACGGACAGAACACGGGACACCTTGGTGAGGTGCTGATCCGGTGCAACAACGTGCTGTACATACGCGGTATAGACGATGAGGACGAGGAAGGTGAAATGCGAGACTAA
- the LOC121588499 gene encoding general transcription factor 3C polypeptide 1: MLPNASLKSIIDEEISLEGLEGSTLDSLWNHIALRLKTAMPLPPKLMGTVWTLIVRNPEYEFFLLLAERKPFTHFNRLGKIDPENGIPIQPSEYPGHRFAYRLVEENGVRGSCEEYDTRTPIPREELRTISCVEAEQRYGRKFVIVASQRMRESFLIVPNCTVELTGMQYCLLEWIGRSRFNGETSHGKFSLVEVTGDSSSLFYHRKVLSGAKLITRQNLSIRVDDISIQGMVFHLPRYYTEMKTKQMVIAERVVNELRRRDHYMADYEEIKLMVLNKSEAGKVFRTPEFQRYIKTDESVPFRTLYPDASKNAYMTKRGEEKMVRVMRLIDPNADVYDACNRDAAEEGAAEAKEGFLAGADSNSLYVDVPLLQLAYNVVAHHGGKGISQSEMAQEMGLDKLNARGVVKNLVKLKAIESMAVDEGRQRTSKFFIPGSSQRTAVFEKEMSQYVSNQLNVIESKRQQISAAISASIPEPAAINSKVEPISDMSNDDNLGAAGSSALSVHNVSENNAFDSTLQDNIITDVILTDKLMLKKAQKGISSAMKSKLVSELMLRRCNFIIDLVKQEEAIEPRAILNRLKQAESSIGNQYTACNKSLMRLIGRLAADKLVMIANVTMRREDREFQLVYICDPKITVDHPGLQSKLAMAKTRIVLQTQSSITMPDAPTDESVEPKGYHGCLPKCPRMKLYHEYLFYTAYVQPRDARDIGVSELKEIDLRGLDPDELSPIYSDTNDWKMFIPPLNLYDGYGPGWVLLTDAVVRMPLFIFCSIFTFSFYTPALDYYLNHPIRKYIILKDLPDAVRVQLLARRRYIHATLDITKLLCYAGLVQMGPQLRKTRDQTYVYLNRHACLLNTTSSKDSYHEIEARKYPVLRYRFETMDDLQDYWDRLFDISISTRLNLRSTAIGREVQVQQLSTKPALVEALKVQTTDTAPLNDRPERLPRGDGKGAAGFDSALFMHLKTNWQKMVNTAYSRRFDKHRLQYVRRALKLKQKKVKTGGDGAVASATSASTDKPTVTGSVVPRKVPRKSKIKKRVIKPRKPSTRLWRETYDEVDKRALKLMSNLRVKWSPAEDQILVMCRVAQLYMYASLTISCPVNSSTFRDVLHWACARSVSKTSRACQRRVLYMGKKVPGVADMIQTCLEEVKQNPIITERFGPGFVRKLRERYTESEEYMVAARIHFVQLVHLVRQYCTNLVRSINTGTTQTTPRAPRDRNNEPRRSYPRIPGTIEELHRKFTVTDTSHVAKQLNYATDPTTLQELQIYKLTILMHSAVTHGRTPDALQNVYREFSESILSGAMRLMRNYHLVSLNKTLRGVGTKLLVTHTSNAGDRELYHVSIHYQQQLMTSLPFDLFLPIFGQYMQLLDRVRYDEMYAYDDDAQGLVLLLSELLATGRIDVHIDQEANYIEVRADTKETVPFYTDVLAEQECGSGQEEPASSSRKVQPKSAQTPFKAPSDKVNPAASRKLRFSSQKDITFQYVSHPVERLLKVPIEYFHFFCLLDQLQQGERRLIAQTFKIDDSQPAHCSLAGCVGVGTKASGGARNVDLIGRCLAVAQGRQEQLARIRQYASDRTQRKNRMDVAMMFDVREENLLPFFNKYIAEFQQRWAEKQKRDVNRQTLAGQALDRHAVNMAELAEDCLSFDSELPEYSWLDRYELSNALEDEDAGETEQDEERLYGSLTALSEKVFKLHNFYEVTIMKVHIRMKLTPAERFSAAALADREPYGQWNVPRCFLPEGAKRRRELLVKLTSDALWPAMEQLKRPLHEAMSVIERNTHACALLAYIESKQWLGATVFELAASFPNHAQLKQHLQALCGFKLLLRTGYRTITYVHWQFVEEWLTKAPVPEAISGHRSGEEQPSSSADSIKAGAKRKGTSDAEEQTAKRSKVATTEEKNRPDSSDIKAETKRPKRKYMLLAMAPWIRIDGVVNKRLLFRWLTSILLYCVAHPGVPLSVLFVRFNMMPPFYLRQLLEILQNYGCISMHSMQYTAKKTIFSVYSPTAVVPPSEFLPDEQTYVEVATDAMSTLSLCIGENRKYGQDIYDPTRKNP, from the exons ATGCTACCAAATGCATCGCTGAAATCGATAATCGATGAGGAAATAAGTCTGGAAGGTCTTGAAGGAAGTACGCTCGACT CGCTATGGAATCACATCGCGTTACGGCTGAAGACAGCGATGCCGCTGCCGCCGAAGCTGATGGGCACAGTCTGGACGCTGATTGTGCGCAATCCCGAGTACGAGTTCTTCCTGCTGCTAGCCGAGCGTAAACCTTTTACACACTTTAACCGCCTCGGCAAAATCGATCCGGAAAATGGGATCCCGATCCAGCCGAGCGAGTATCCGGGCCATCGGTTCGCGTACCGGCTGGTCGAAGAGAATGGGGTGCGTGGTTCGTGCGAAGAATATGATACGCGTACGCCAATCCCGCGGGAGGAATTGCGCACGATTAGCTGCGTTGAGGCGGAGCAAAG ATATGGACGTAAGTTTGTGATTGTGGCGTCCCAGCGAATGCGCGAATCGTTTCTGATCGTGCCGAACTGCACGGTCGAGCTGACGGGCATGCAGTACTGCCTGCTCGAGTGGATCGGTCGCTCCCGCTTCAATGGGGAAACATCGCACGGGAAGTTTTCGCTGGTGGAGGTAACGGGCGATTCCAGCTCGCTGTTCTACCACCGAAAGGTGCTGAGCGGCGCTAAGCTGATTACGCGCCAAAATCTCTCGATCCGGGTGGACGATATAAGCATCCAGGGCATGGTGTTTCATCTGCCGCGCTACTACACGGAGATGAAAACGAAGCAGATGGTGATTGCGGAACGCGTGGTGAACGAGCTGAGGCGCCGGGACCACTATATGGCCGACTACGAGGAGATCAAGCTGATGGTGTTGAACAAATCGGAAGCGGGTAAAGTGTTCCGCACGCCCGAATTTCAGCGCTACATCAAAACGGACGAATCCGTACCATTTCGGACGCTCTATCCGGATGCGTCCAAAAACGCGTACATGACAAAGCGTGGGGAAGAAAAGATGGTACGCGTGATGCGACTGATCGACCCGAATGCGGACGTGTACGATGCGTGCAATCGTGACGCGGCCGAGGAAGGTGCAGCTGAGGCGAAGGAAGGGTTTTTGGCCGGTGCGGACAGCAACTCGCTGTACGTCGACGTACCCTTGCTGCAGCTGGCCTACAATGTGGTTGCGCATCATGGAGGGAAGGGCATATCGCAGTCGGAGATGGCACAGGAGATGGGCCTGGATAAGCTTAATGCGCGGGGCGTTGTGAAAAATCTCGTCAAGCTGAAAGCCATCGAAAGCATGGCGGTGGATGAAGGAAGACAGCGCACCTCGAA ATTCTTCATACCGGGAAGCTCACAGCGGACGGCTGTGTTTGAGAAGGAAATGTCCCAGTACGTATCGAACCAGCTGAACGTGATCGAAAGCAAGCGACAGCAGATATCTGCTGCTATTAGTGCGAGCATTCCGGAGCCAGCCGCCATCAACAGTAAGGTCGAACCGATCTCTGATATGAGCAACGACGACAACCTTGGAGCTGCTGGCTCTTCTGCTCTGTCGGTGCACAATGTGAGCGAAAACAACGCGTTCGATAGTACACTGCAGGACAATATCATCACCGACGTGATCCTTACCGACAAGCTGATGCTGAAGAAAGCGCAGAAAGGCATCTCGAGCGCGATGAAATCGAAGCTGGTCAGCGAGTTGATGCTGCGGCGATGCAACTTCATCATCGATCTCGTGAAGCAAGAGGAGGCGATCGAACCCCGCGCCATACTGAACCGGCTGAAGCAGGCAGAGTCCTCGATTGGCAATCAGTACACGGCGTGCAATAAGTCGCTGATGCGACTGATCGGTCGCCTGGCCGCCGACAAGTTGGTCATGATCGCGAACGTGACGATGCGGCGGGAGGATCGTGAATTTCAGCTGGTGTACATCTGCGATCCTAAAATAACGGTCGACCATCCCGGGTTGCAGTCGAAGCTGGCCATGGCGAAGACGCGCATCGTGCTGCAAACGCAGTCCTCCATCACGATGCCGGACGCACCGACCGACGAGTCCGTCGAACCGAAGGGCTACCATGGCTGTCTGCCCAAGTGTCCGCGCATGAAGCTGTACCACGAGTACCTTTTCTATACGGCGTACGTGCAGCCGAGGGACGCGCGCGATATCGGCGTAAGCGAGCTGAAGGAGATCGATCTCCGCGGGCTAGATCCGGACGAACTGTCGCCCATCTACAGCGACACGAACGATTGGAAAATGTTCATCCCACCGCTGAACCTGTACGATGGGTACGGGCCCGGCTGGGTGCTGCTCACCGATGCGGTCGTGCGCATGCCGCTCTTCATCTTCTGCTCGATCTTTACCTTCTCGTTCTACACGCCCGCGCTGGATTACTATCTGAACCATCCGATACGCAAGTACATCATACTGAAGGATCTGCCGGATGCGGTGCGCGTGCAGTTGCTGGCCAGACGGCGCTACATACACGCCACGCTGGACATTACGAAGCTGCTGTGCTATGCGGGGCTCGTTCAGATGGGACCGCAGCTGCGCAAAACGCGCGACCAAACGTACGTGTACCTGAACCGGCACGCCTGCCTGCTGAACACCACCTCGTCGAAGGACAGCTACCACGAGATCGAGGCGCGCAAGTACCCCGTCCTACGGTACCGCTTCGAAACGATGGATGATCTGCAGGACTACTGGGATCGGCTGTTCGATATATCGATCTCGACGCGACTGAACCTGCGCAGCACGGCCATCGGGCGGGAAGTGCAGGTGCAGCAGCTCAGCACCAAGCCGGCGCTGGTCGAAGCGCTAAAAGTACAAACGACCGACACTGCCCCGCTCAACGATCGCCCAGAGCGGCTGCCGCGCGGTGACGGGAAGGGAGCAGCCGGCTTCGATTCCGCCCTGTTTATGCACCTCAAAACGAACTGGCAGAAGATGGTCAACACAGCGTACAGCCGGCGGTTTGACAAACACCGGCTGCAGTACGTGAGGCGCGCACTCaagctaaagcagaagaagGTCAAGACGGGCGGCGACGGTGCCGTCGCGTCGGCGACGTCGGCTAGCACGGACAAACCGACCGTCACCGGTTCGGTGGTGCCGCGTAAGGTGCCGCGCAAATCGAAGATAAAAAAGCGCGTCATCAAACCGCGCAAACCCTCGACCCGGCTGTGGCGCGAAACGTACGACGAGGTGGACAAGCGGGCGCTCAAACTGATGAGCAACCTGCGCGTCAAGTGGTCCCCGGCCGAGGATCAGATACTGGTGATGTGCCGCGTGGCGCAGCTGTACATGTACGCTTCGCTCACCATCAGCTGCCCGGTGAATTCGTCCACCTTCCGGGACGTGCTGCACTGGGCCTGTGCCCGCTCGGTGAGCAAAACGTCACGCGCCTGCCAGCGGCGCGTACTGTACATGGGCAAGAAGGTGCCGGGCGTCGCGGACATGATACAAACCTGTCTCGAGGAGGTGAAGCAAAACCCGATTATCACCGAGCGCTTTGGGCCGGGGTTTGTGCGGAAGCTGCGCGAGCGGTATACCGAAAGCGAAGAGTACATGGTGGCGGCCCGCATCCACTTCGTGCAGCTGGTGCACCTGGTCCGCCAGTACTGCACCAATCTGGTGCGGAGCATCAACACGGGCACCACGCAGACGACGCCACGAGCTCCGCGCGACCGGAACAATGAGCCGCGGCGCAGCTACCCGCGCATACCGGGCACGATCGAGGAGCTGCACCGGAAGTTCACCGTGACGGACACGAGCCACGTGGCGAAGCAGCTGAACTACGCGACCGATCCGACCACCCTGCAGGAGCTGCAAATATACAAGCTGACCATTCTCATGCACAGCGCGGTAACGCACGGGCGGACGCCGGACGCGCTGCAAAACGTGTACCGCGAGTTCTCCGAGAGCATCCTGTCCGGTGCGATGCGTCTGATGCGCAACTACCATCTCGTTTCGCTGAACAAGACGCTGAGAGGCGTCGGGACGAAGCTGCTCGTTACGCACACCTCGAACGCAGGCGATCGTGAGCTGTACCACGTGTCGATccactaccagcagcagctgatgaCATCGCTCCCGTTCGATCTGTTTCTGCCGATCTTTGGCCAGTACATGCAGCTGCTCGATCGCGTCCGCTACGACGAGATGTACGCGTACGATGACGACGCGCAGGGGCTGGTACTGCTGCTTAGCGAGCTGCTGGCGACCGGCCGGATCGACGTACACATCGACCAGGAAGCGAACTACATAGAGGTGCGCGCCGACACGAAGGAAACGGTGCCATTCTACACGGACGTGCTGGCGGAGCAGGAGTGCGGCTCGGGCCAGGAAGAACCAGCGTCCAGCTCACGAAAGGTGCAGCCCAAATCGGCCCAAACGCCCTTTAAAGCGCCCTCCGACAAGGTGAATCCGGCCGCATCGCGCAAGCTGCGCTTTTCCTCGCAAAAGGACATTACATTCCAGTACGTTTCGCATCCGGTCGAGCGGCTGCTGAAGGTACCGATCGAGTACTTTCACTTTTTCTGCCTGCTCGATCAGCTGCAGCAGGGCGAGCGGCGACTCATTGCGCAGACGTTTAAAATCGACGATTCGCAACCGGCTCACTGCTCGCTGGCCGGATGTGTTGGCGTGGGGACGAAAGCTAGCGGAGGTGCGCGTAACGTCGATCTGATCGGTAGATGCCTGGCGGTGGCACAGGGACGACAGGAACAGTTGGCGCGCATTAGGCAGTACGCGAGTGATCGCACGCAGCGCAAAAACCGCATGGACGTTGCAATGATGTTCGATGTGCGGGAGGAAAATTTGCTGCCGTTCTTCAACAAATACATTGCCGAGTTTCAGCAGCGGTGGGCCGAAAAGCAGAAGCGGGACGTGAATCGTCAGACCCTGGCCGGGCAGGCGCTGGACAGGCACGCCGTCAACATGGCCGAGCTGGCCGAGGACTGCCTGTCCTTTGACAGTGAGCTGCCCGAGTACAGTTGGCTCGATCGGTACGAGCTGTCCAATGCGCTCGAGGACGAGGATGCGGGCGAGACGGAACAGGACGAGGAACGGCTGTACGGCAGCCTGACCGCGCTCAGCGAGAAAGTGTTTAAGCTGCACAACTTCTACGAAGTGACAATCATGAAGGTTCACATTCGCATGAAGCTGACGCCGGCAGAGCGTTTCAGCGCTGCGGCCCTGGCTGACCGGGAACCGTACGGCCAGTGGAATGTGCCGCGATGCTTCCTGCCGGAGGGTGCGAAGCGGCGCCGCGAGCTGCTCGTCAAGCTGACCAGCGATGCGCTGTGGCCCGCGATGGAGCAACTGAAACGGCCGCTGCACGAAGCAATGTCCGTGATCGAGCGCAACACGCACGCCTGCGCCTTGCTGGCGTACATCGAGTCAAAGCAGTGGCTGGGCGCGACCGTGTTCGAGCTGGCCGCTTCCTTCCCAAACCACGCGCAGCTGAAGCAGCATCTGCAGGCGCTGTGCGGGTTCAAGCTGTTGCTGCGCACCGGTTACCGTACCATCACCTACGTGCATTGGCAGTTTGTGGAGGAGTGGCTGACGAAGGCACCGGTACCGGAAGCCATCAGCGGCCATCGATCCGGCGAGGAACAACCAAGCAGCTCAGCCGACTCGATCAAAGCCGGTGCCAAGCGTAAGGGAACGTCGGATGCGGAAGAGCAAACGGCAAAACGGTCGAAAGTTGCCACAACTGAAGAGAAGAACCGGCCAGATAGTTCCGACATCAAAGCGGAAACAAAAAG GCCTAAGCGAAAGTATATGCTGCTGGCGATGGCACCCTGGATAAGGATTGACGGTGTCGTCAATAAGCGATTGCTGTTCCGCTGGCTCACCTCAATACTGCTGTACTGCGTGGCCCATCCGGGCGTTCCGCTGAGTGTGCTGTTCGTACGCTTCAACATGATGCCACCGTTCTATCTGAGGCAGCTGCTAGAG ATACTTCAAAATTACGGTTGTATTAGCATGCATTCGATGCAGTACACGGCGAAGAAAACGATCTTCTCCGTCTATTCACCGACCGCTGTTG TCCCACCCTCGGAGTTCCTTCCCGACGAACAAACGTACGTTGAGGTGGCAACCGATGCGATGAGCACGCTGTCCCTCTGCATCGGAGAAAACCGCAAGTATGGACAGGATATCTACGATCCTACGCGAAAAAACCCCTAA
- the LOC121603678 gene encoding polyadenylate-binding protein, cytoplasmic and nuclear-like has translation MADNPSRMKADNKKKLNVGNLPADITEEELRELFADHPVESVEIFHYKQYTLALLLFKDKETATKALKEKENSVFRGRRLRMHLEFIVICHMKKDVFVHVVDNENVTEEDVYEKFKDLAKVQSVVLFHPLAYVTCTSPEDKEEAMKKIVEAGINVYDCNGHDQNQHIDVLRAAKLFFRNLNRVQMYNIPESWISSQDELKKAVESSGTVTEVRVTTGNFGPAAQVFYETADEAKAAAEKLNQQLFEGKRVHAHHVIATMIPNFKTSVYVENLDKTITEEMLYAHFEQYGEIDFVNRRKFGDEHGMVCFKEASSVDRALECTTLPVTKKEGEETTTEDKTIVVKRYDGPLVLDIKLPAMKKGASSEEGEEQKQRPPPQPLAKLWPIYVANLPYKADKREIKQYFSSYGGHIKFIFSPNIPSYKQSQTSMVMAALIYFARREQANEAIKAFNGKHFQSKCLHVFPGRKDTYFDVEKSIKVVRLNLAVTEEKLFEKFRKFGFIECVVKKDRTTAYIEFRDKEIAEKVLKLDEKQRPVRCNVEAVTGKINKKIFKENDEKISLAMQEIIDKNPAVLENVSSDRSSGPPPLKRSRFSGPANFGMQGPRNQFNPNNGGDFSNPQVIQDLLRLAFISGKNLGEGLAISGNSNPFNSGDPPLPNLNLTNGFGGGNQRNSFNNSNNGNFGGSSNNASGNMGGGNRNNMGGGGVNRNFGQNVGGGGGAMGSGGYGRVNMGGGFGGKRFNGGSQQTNRMGQNNRQGGGNQNRRF, from the exons ATGGCTGATAACCCATCCAGAATGAAGGCTG acaacaaaaagaaattgaATGTTGGCAATCTGCCAGCCGACATCACCGAGGAGGAACTGCGGGAGCTTTTTGCGGACCATCCGGTTGAAAGTGTGGAAATTTTCCACTACAAACAGTACACCTTGGCATTGTTGCTCTTCAAAGATAAGGAGACGGCAACGAAGGCTCTCAAGGAGAAAGAAAATTCTGTCTTCCGCGGACGTCGGCTGCGTATGCACCTTGAGTTCATCGTCATTTGTCACATGAAGAAGGATGTCTTCGTGCATGTTGTTGACAATGAGA ATGTAACGGAGGAGGACGTGTATGAGAAGTTTAAAGATCTGGCCAAGGTCCAGTCGGTGGTTTTGTTCCATCCGCTTGCCTACGTGACTTGCACCAGTCCGGAGGACAAGGAGGAAGCGATGAAGAAGATCGTGGAGGCGGGCATAAACGTTTACGATTGTAACGGGCACGATCAGAACCAGCACATTGATGTGCTGCGCGCTGCCAAGCTGTTCTTCCGCAATTTGAACCGTGTCCAGATGTACAACATTCCCGAGTCCTGGATCAGCTCCCAAGACGAGCTGAAAAAGGCCGTCGAAAGCTCCGGCACCGTGACCGAGGTGCGCGTCACGACCGGCAACTTTGGGCCGGCGGCGCAAGTTTTCTACGAGACGGCCGACGAGGCGAAGGCCGCGGCCGAGAAGTTGAACCAGCAGCTCTTCGAGGGCAAGCGGGTCCACGCGCATCACGTTATTGCCACAATGATACCGAACTTCAAGACAAGCGTGTACGTCGAAAATTTGGACAAAACGATCACGGAGGAGATGCTGTACGCACACTTTGAGCAGTACGGCGAGATTGACTTCGTTAACCGCCGTAAGTTCGGTGACGAGCACGGTATGGTGTGCTTCAAGGAGGCCAGCTCGGTTGACCGTGCACTCGAGTGCACCACCCTGCCGGTAACGAAAAAGGAAGGGGAAGAGACTACCACGGAGGACAAGACCATCGTTGTGAAGCGTTACGATGGTCCGTTGG TTCTGGACATTAAACTACCGGCAATGAAGAAGGGTGCCTCCAGCGAGGAAGGCGAGGAGCAGAAGCAACGTCCGCCGCCGCAGCCACTGGCCAAGCTATGGCCGATCTACGTCGCCAACCTGCCGTACAAGGCGGACAAGCGCGAAATCAAACAGTATTTCTCCAGCTATGGTGGACACATTAAGTTTATCTTCTCGCCGAACATTCCGTCGTACAAGCAGAGCCAAACGTCCATGGTGATGGCCGCGCTCATCTACTTCGCACGCCGCGAGCAGGCCAACGAAGCGATCAAAGCATTCAACGGCAAACACTTCCAGAGCAAGTGTTTGCACGTGTTCCCGGGCCGCAAGGACACCTACTTCGACGTGGAAAAGTCGATCAAGGTGGTGCGGCTGAATCTGGCCGTGACCGAGGAGAAGCTGTTCGAGAAGTTCCGCAAGTTCGGCTTCATCGAGTGCGTGGTGAAGAAGGACCGAACTACGGCGTACATTGAGTTCCGCGATAAGGAAATCGCCGAGAAGGTGCTGAAGCTGGACGAGAAGCAACGGCCGGTGCGATGCAACGTCGAGGCAGTGACGGGCAAGATCAACAAAAAGATCTTCAAAGAGAATGACGAAAAGATTTCACTCGCTATGCAGGAAATCATTGACAAAAACCCGGCCGTACTGGAGAACGTTTCGTCGGATCGTTCCAGCGGTCCGCCACCGTTGAAGCGCAGCCGATTCAGCGGCCCAGCCA ACTTCGGCATGCAGGGACCGCGCAACCAGTTCAACCCGAACAATGGTGGTGACTTCAGCAATCCGCAAGTCATTCAGGATTTGCTCCGGTTGGCCTTCATCTCCGGCAAAAATCTCGGCGAGGGTCTCGCCATCAGCGGAAACAGCAACCCGTTCAACAGCGGCGATCCGCCACTACCCAACCTAAACCTTACCAATGGCTTCGGCGGTGGCAATCAGCGCAACAGCTTCAACAACTCCAACAATGGCAACTTTGGCGGTAGCTCGAACAACGCCAGCGGTAACATGGGCGGCGGCAACCGAAACAATATGGGCGGTGGCGGCGTTAACCGTAACTTCGGCCAGAATGTGGGCGGAGGCGGCGGCGCCATGGGCAGCGGTGGCTATGGGCGCGTCAATATGGGTGGCGGCTTCGGCGGCAAGCGCTTCAACGGTGGCTCCCAGCAAACGAACCGCATGGGACAGAACAATCGCCAGGGAGGTGGAAACCAGAACCGACGCTTCTAA